In Bythopirellula goksoeyrii, a single window of DNA contains:
- a CDS encoding alpha/beta fold hydrolase gives MKTPPDECDSWQQLYPFTGHWCEVAGGRMHYLDEGPENAEQTLLFVHGNPTWSFHWRRLIEANRDSYRCIAPDHIGCGLSDLQKRPLRLADHIQNLSELVRNLDLCRVTLVAQDWGGAIGLGTLLKERDLFERIVLFNTGAFRPWFIPWRIRVCRWPLFGKLALQGGNAFSLASLRMTLSRTTRLDPAVAEAYLAPYNSWTRRAAVHQFVKDIPLSASHPTWDTLGEIEDALPSLAGLPQLLIWGMQDWCFTPECLEKFCQVWPKAEVHRLADVGHWVVEDAPEESQRFLADFLARTAEAATGANR, from the coding sequence TTGAAGACTCCACCCGACGAATGCGACTCTTGGCAGCAACTCTATCCCTTCACCGGTCATTGGTGCGAGGTGGCCGGCGGACGTATGCACTACCTGGACGAAGGTCCGGAAAACGCAGAGCAGACCCTGCTGTTTGTCCATGGCAATCCAACCTGGTCGTTCCATTGGCGGCGGTTGATCGAAGCAAATCGAGACAGCTATCGCTGCATTGCCCCAGATCACATCGGCTGTGGGCTGAGTGATCTTCAAAAGCGTCCCTTGCGGTTAGCGGATCATATTCAGAATCTCTCAGAACTTGTGCGCAATCTCGATCTCTGCCGGGTGACACTGGTAGCCCAAGATTGGGGTGGAGCGATTGGGCTGGGTACGCTCCTCAAAGAGCGCGATCTGTTTGAGCGGATCGTGCTCTTCAACACGGGAGCTTTTCGGCCTTGGTTCATCCCTTGGCGGATTCGCGTCTGCCGGTGGCCCCTGTTCGGAAAACTGGCGCTGCAGGGTGGTAATGCGTTTTCGCTTGCGTCTTTGCGGATGACACTCTCCCGAACCACTCGACTTGATCCCGCAGTCGCCGAGGCTTACCTGGCACCCTATAACAGTTGGACGCGTCGAGCTGCCGTGCATCAATTCGTGAAAGACATTCCGCTCTCAGCAAGCCATCCAACTTGGGACACCCTGGGTGAGATTGAGGATGCCTTGCCGAGTCTCGCCGGGCTACCGCAACTCTTGATCTGGGGGATGCAGGACTGGTGCTTCACGCCGGAATGTCTGGAGAAGTTTTGCCAAGTGTGGCCCAAGGCCGAAGTGCATCGACTGGCCGATGTTGGTCACTGGGTTGTCGAAGATGCTCCCGAGGAGTCGCAACGTTTCTTGGCTGACTTCTTGGCTCGCACTGCTGAAGCGGCTACTGGAGCAAATCGATGA